In Hallerella succinigenes, the following are encoded in one genomic region:
- a CDS encoding protein kinase domain-containing protein gives MIENRFAEFFDRLSRKLAVREHYTLDDYQWWLDHNPVYLHSGAVERIQLLDRLTLDGTNDLFRASYWIERPGDDERHGERNIVVKFCKYYVPPGSNRLHRLNMIISSFEDEIRINNLIRATNVEGVVQSLGGGIAGRLPYLKMELIKGCSLDKMFKTEISKDEIIPRVAQIAYLANTISQLHYYQIVHKDLKPKNLLLCQDPTHINNHKILICDFGYAQAKLRESVTEYGGQMTPAYSAPEQAVMGENLSSSVDYFSFGIIMHEFLTGKNPFPDTIKIFTEDHYHITERYLEYLRTGRQNTFFDDRFPEIHDWIDQLTTFDSIERMQKSENLFNIAHKLRERVNALGYRDVNTDFLWNQLREYRGETKR, from the coding sequence GTGATTGAAAATCGATTTGCAGAATTTTTCGACCGTCTATCGAGAAAGCTCGCTGTTCGCGAACATTACACCTTAGACGATTACCAGTGGTGGCTCGACCACAACCCCGTCTACTTGCATAGCGGAGCTGTGGAACGCATTCAGTTGCTCGACCGTTTGACCTTGGACGGCACCAACGACCTGTTCCGTGCCAGCTATTGGATTGAACGTCCGGGCGACGACGAACGCCATGGCGAACGCAATATTGTCGTAAAATTCTGCAAATATTACGTGCCTCCTGGATCGAACCGTTTGCATCGTCTGAACATGATCATCAGTTCGTTCGAAGATGAAATTCGCATCAACAATCTGATTCGTGCAACGAACGTGGAAGGCGTCGTCCAAAGTCTGGGCGGCGGTATTGCCGGTCGACTTCCCTACTTGAAGATGGAGCTGATTAAAGGTTGCTCCCTCGACAAAATGTTCAAGACGGAAATTTCAAAAGATGAAATCATTCCACGCGTGGCACAGATCGCTTATCTTGCAAACACAATCAGTCAGCTGCACTACTATCAAATCGTCCACAAGGATTTGAAGCCTAAGAATCTTCTCTTGTGCCAAGATCCTACGCATATCAACAATCATAAGATTCTAATCTGCGACTTCGGCTACGCCCAGGCGAAACTGCGTGAAAGCGTTACGGAATACGGTGGCCAAATGACCCCTGCTTACAGCGCCCCGGAACAGGCCGTGATGGGTGAAAACCTTTCCAGCTCCGTGGACTATTTTAGCTTCGGCATCATCATGCACGAATTTTTGACCGGCAAAAATCCATTCCCGGATACGATCAAAATTTTCACCGAAGACCACTATCACATCACGGAACGCTATCTGGAATACCTGCGCACAGGTAGACAGAATACGTTCTTCGACGACCGCTTCCCGGAGATTCACGACTGGATTGACCAGCTCACCACCTTCGACAGCATTGAACGTATGCAGAAAAGCGAAAACCTTTTCAACATCGCACATAAGTTGCGCGAACGCGTGAACGCACTCGGCTACCGCGATGTCAATACAGACTTCTTGTGGAATCAGCTGCGGGAATACCGCGGCGAAACAAAACGGTAA
- the rplL gene encoding 50S ribosomal protein L7/L12 yields MATDIKAIGDQIAGLTLLEAKQLADYLKEAHGIEAAAGGVVVAAAAAGAAAEEKSEFDVVLAECGANKMAVLKAVRAITGLGLKEAKEMVEKADSVVKEAAPKADAEKIKKELEDLGAKVVLK; encoded by the coding sequence ATGGCAACAGATATCAAGGCTATTGGTGATCAAATCGCGGGTCTCACCCTTCTCGAAGCTAAGCAATTGGCTGACTACCTCAAGGAAGCTCACGGCATTGAAGCCGCTGCTGGTGGCGTTGTTGTCGCTGCAGCTGCTGCTGGTGCTGCCGCTGAAGAAAAGAGCGAATTCGACGTCGTTCTCGCTGAATGCGGTGCTAACAAGATGGCTGTCCTCAAGGCTGTTCGCGCAATCACTGGCCTTGGCTTGAAGGAAGCTAAGGAAATGGTCGAAAAGGCCGATAGCGTTGTGAAGGAAGCAGCCCCGAAGGCTGATGCCGAAAAGATTAAGAAGGAACTCGAAGATCTTGGTGCCAAGGTCGTTCTGAAGTAA
- a CDS encoding acyl-CoA thioesterase: MNQEMKYSPIEHTAHIEVRYAETDAMAIVHHSVYAIWFEQARTEIFRNNGVPFDAFEAEGYHSPLLSIESQFMKPCRYGEVVDVHLKLAQVDRLRFAFFYEIRVNGELRTTGKTTHIFTMHDKPCRRAPEAFLKAFFSDAV; encoded by the coding sequence ATGAATCAAGAAATGAAATACAGCCCCATTGAACACACCGCCCACATTGAAGTCCGCTACGCAGAAACCGATGCGATGGCAATCGTCCACCATTCTGTCTACGCCATCTGGTTCGAACAGGCTCGCACAGAAATCTTTAGAAACAACGGCGTCCCGTTTGACGCCTTTGAAGCAGAGGGCTATCACAGTCCGCTCCTTTCGATAGAATCACAATTTATGAAGCCCTGTCGCTACGGGGAAGTTGTCGATGTGCATTTGAAACTTGCGCAGGTAGACCGTCTGCGTTTCGCATTCTTTTATGAAATACGTGTGAACGGCGAACTGCGCACGACAGGAAAAACGACACACATCTTTACGATGCACGACAAACCTTGCCGCCGCGCTCCGGAAGCCTTTTTGAAAGCCTTCTTTAGCGACGCGGTCTAA
- the rpmG gene encoding 50S ribosomal protein L33: MARELITLECTVCHQRNYDCDKNKRLHPSRVEYKKYCPFCRKHTVHKETK; encoded by the coding sequence ATGGCACGAGAACTCATTACGCTTGAATGCACTGTTTGCCATCAGCGTAACTATGATTGCGACAAGAATAAGCGCCTTCATCCTTCCCGCGTGGAATACAAGAAGTACTGCCCGTTCTGCCGCAAGCATACAGTTCATAAGGAAACCAAGTAA
- the tuf gene encoding elongation factor Tu, with amino-acid sequence MAKEHFERTKPHCNIGTIGHVDHGKTTLTAAICTTLAAKGLAAAKKFDEIDNAPEEKARGITINTSHVEYQTANRHYAHVDCPGHADYVKNMVTGAAQMDGAILVVAATDGPMPQTREHILLAHQVGVPKIVVFLNKCDMVDDPELLELVEEEVRDLLKQYGYDGDNTPIVRGSALKALEGDAEYQEKIMELMAAVDEYIPQPARETEKPFLMPIEDVFTITGRGTVATGRIERGIVRLNDKVERIGLGETTEYVVTGVEMFRKLLDDAQAGDNVGLLLRGAEKKDIIRGMVLAAPKSVTPHAHFKGQIYVLKKEEGGRHTPFMNGYRPQFYFRTTDVTGTIKLPEGIEMVTPGDTVTIDVELIAPVAMEQQLRFAIREGGRTVGAGSVTEIIK; translated from the coding sequence ATGGCAAAAGAACATTTTGAAAGAACCAAGCCGCATTGCAACATTGGCACAATCGGCCACGTTGACCACGGTAAGACGACCCTGACGGCCGCAATTTGCACGACTCTCGCTGCAAAGGGCCTCGCTGCTGCAAAGAAGTTCGATGAAATCGACAATGCACCGGAAGAAAAGGCTCGTGGTATCACGATCAATACCTCCCACGTGGAATATCAGACTGCAAACCGTCACTACGCACACGTCGACTGCCCGGGGCACGCCGACTACGTCAAGAACATGGTGACCGGTGCCGCCCAGATGGACGGCGCAATCCTCGTCGTCGCGGCGACTGACGGCCCGATGCCGCAGACCCGCGAACACATCCTTCTCGCCCACCAGGTCGGCGTTCCTAAGATCGTCGTGTTCCTGAACAAGTGCGACATGGTCGACGATCCGGAACTCCTCGAACTCGTCGAAGAAGAAGTCCGCGACCTCCTCAAGCAGTACGGCTACGACGGCGACAACACCCCGATCGTCCGCGGCTCCGCGCTCAAGGCCCTCGAAGGCGACGCAGAATACCAGGAAAAGATCATGGAACTCATGGCTGCTGTCGACGAATACATCCCGCAGCCGGCACGCGAAACCGAAAAGCCGTTCCTCATGCCGATCGAAGACGTGTTCACGATCACCGGTCGCGGCACCGTCGCGACGGGCCGTATCGAACGCGGCATCGTCCGTCTCAACGACAAGGTCGAACGCATCGGTCTCGGCGAAACCACCGAATACGTCGTCACGGGCGTGGAAATGTTCCGCAAGCTCCTCGACGACGCCCAGGCAGGCGACAATGTCGGCCTCCTCCTCCGCGGCGCAGAAAAGAAGGACATCATCCGCGGCATGGTTCTCGCCGCTCCGAAGTCCGTCACCCCGCACGCCCACTTCAAGGGCCAGATCTACGTTCTCAAGAAGGAAGAAGGTGGCCGTCATACTCCGTTCATGAACGGCTATCGTCCGCAGTTCTACTTCCGCACGACCGACGTTACCGGTACGATCAAGCTTCCGGAAGGCATCGAAATGGTGACTCCGGGCGACACCGTCACGATCGACGTCGAACTCATCGCACCTGTTGCTATGGAACAGCAGCTCCGCTTCGCAATCCGCGAAGGTGGCCGTACGGTCGGTGCTGGTTCCGTCACTGAAATCATCAAGTAA
- the rplK gene encoding 50S ribosomal protein L11: MAKKIAGYIKLQIPGGAANPSPPVGPALGQKGVNIMQFCKAFNAQTQNEKGMIIPVVITVYADKSFTFITKVPPVPVLVKKAAGIDKASGEPNRKKVGKITKAQVKEIAEKKMPDLNTIDIEAAMRMVAGTARSMGVDVVD; this comes from the coding sequence GTGGCAAAGAAAATTGCAGGTTATATTAAGCTTCAGATCCCCGGCGGGGCTGCAAACCCGTCTCCTCCGGTAGGTCCTGCTTTGGGTCAGAAGGGTGTGAACATCATGCAGTTCTGCAAGGCGTTCAATGCTCAGACTCAGAATGAAAAGGGAATGATCATCCCGGTCGTCATTACTGTTTATGCCGATAAGAGCTTTACCTTCATCACGAAGGTACCTCCTGTTCCTGTCCTCGTCAAGAAGGCAGCTGGCATTGACAAGGCTTCCGGTGAACCGAACCGTAAGAAGGTCGGTAAGATCACCAAGGCACAAGTCAAGGAAATCGCTGAAAAGAAGATGCCGGACTTGAACACAATCGACATTGAAGCCGCAATGCGCATGGTTGCGGGCACCGCACGCTCTATGGGCGTCGATGTTGTCGACTAA
- a CDS encoding TIGR00730 family Rossman fold protein gives MVSKKQEPLLSYLNTKFLESDAGRQVRILSEFRAPGVVLDECNVRNTITMFGSARTIGAKDLKKKLKAAKDPKELKRLERLSKVAEYYDAAHVLGRLFGNWIKKHKDDCFAICTGGGPGIMEAGNRGAHDAGVPSIGFNIKLPFEQHPNPYIDPELNLQFRYFFIRKFWFMFKARALIVFPGGFGTLDELFETLTLIQTNKLHNKIPVVLFGEEYWKNLINWEFLVDTGMINAEDLKIFHMTSDIGDAYTYVTQMLEKQNKLQTKTGVHYFGYHK, from the coding sequence ATGGTTTCCAAGAAACAAGAACCTCTGCTCTCTTATTTGAATACTAAGTTCCTCGAAAGCGATGCAGGTCGCCAAGTCCGCATTCTCTCGGAATTTCGCGCTCCGGGAGTTGTCTTGGACGAATGCAACGTCCGAAACACGATTACGATGTTCGGTTCCGCAAGAACAATCGGCGCGAAGGACTTGAAGAAGAAACTCAAAGCAGCAAAAGACCCGAAAGAACTCAAGCGCTTGGAAAGACTTTCCAAGGTGGCGGAATACTACGACGCAGCACACGTTCTCGGCAGGCTCTTTGGCAACTGGATCAAGAAACACAAAGACGACTGCTTTGCGATATGCACAGGTGGCGGTCCAGGCATTATGGAAGCGGGTAACCGCGGAGCCCATGACGCAGGCGTTCCGTCTATCGGCTTTAACATCAAGCTACCGTTTGAACAGCATCCGAATCCGTACATCGATCCGGAATTGAACCTGCAGTTCCGCTACTTCTTCATTCGCAAGTTCTGGTTCATGTTCAAGGCCCGCGCCCTGATCGTGTTCCCGGGAGGCTTTGGCACTTTGGACGAGCTTTTCGAAACGCTGACCTTGATTCAGACGAACAAGTTGCACAACAAAATCCCGGTCGTGCTGTTCGGCGAAGAATACTGGAAAAATCTCATCAACTGGGAATTCCTGGTCGACACCGGAATGATCAACGCAGAGGACCTGAAGATTTTCCACATGACAAGTGACATCGGCGACGCATACACTTATGTGACACAGATGTTAGAAAAACAGAATAAGCTCCAAACTAAAACCGGAGTCCATTACTTCGGGTACCACAAATAG
- the nusG gene encoding transcription termination/antitermination protein NusG: MAMLWYAVHTFSGQESTIKKNIEMLIEREGVQEKFGRILIPEKVTVVNVRGKRKNVVSKLFPAYLIIEMELDELTQHLVTSVQGVTHFGGTSRVNKTPIPLRQSEVDRLLGVESQDAEQDVIQNPYIVGDHVSIKDGPFQGFDGTVEEILTEKNKLRVTVSVFGRATPVELGFNQVESIS, translated from the coding sequence ATGGCTATGTTGTGGTATGCTGTCCATACGTTTTCCGGTCAGGAAAGCACAATCAAGAAGAATATTGAAATGTTGATTGAACGCGAAGGCGTTCAAGAAAAGTTTGGTCGCATTCTCATCCCCGAGAAAGTGACAGTCGTAAACGTCCGAGGAAAGCGCAAGAACGTCGTTTCTAAGCTTTTCCCGGCGTATTTGATTATAGAGATGGAGCTGGACGAGCTCACCCAGCACCTGGTAACATCCGTTCAGGGCGTTACCCATTTCGGAGGAACTAGTCGCGTTAACAAGACGCCGATTCCTCTTCGTCAGAGCGAGGTCGATAGACTGCTCGGTGTCGAATCTCAAGATGCCGAACAGGATGTGATCCAGAATCCGTATATTGTCGGTGATCATGTTTCCATCAAGGATGGCCCATTCCAGGGATTTGATGGTACGGTTGAAGAAATCCTCACGGAGAAGAACAAACTTCGCGTAACGGTTTCTGTGTTTGGCCGTGCTACTCCCGTCGAACTTGGCTTTAACCAGGTGGAATCAATATCGTAA
- the secE gene encoding preprotein translocase subunit SecE gives MQKIQQYIKEVIQEMKKVTWPTWEELKGSTLVVMLFSVIMGCYIAAIDLGLSFIVDKLLGRG, from the coding sequence ATGCAAAAGATTCAGCAATACATCAAAGAAGTTATCCAAGAAATGAAGAAGGTCACCTGGCCGACTTGGGAAGAGCTGAAAGGTTCGACTTTGGTTGTAATGCTCTTCAGCGTTATCATGGGTTGCTATATTGCTGCGATTGATTTGGGTCTTTCCTTCATCGTTGACAAACTGTTAGGACGTGGGTAA
- the rplJ gene encoding 50S ribosomal protein L10, which translates to MKAVVKKQQKVDSLVKKFEGAASIYLLNYEKIPVELDNKLRMSLKSKGVVYTAVKNTLLKKVLEKMNISGLDEALKGATSIMIGPEDDPILPAREIEAFHKENPDFLVAKSLYVEGKVRPGSDIVALSKIPDRAGMLAQLVTIILGPGSTIAGQIKSLTEKLEKEEAGATA; encoded by the coding sequence ATGAAAGCTGTAGTTAAAAAACAACAGAAAGTTGACTCTCTTGTCAAGAAGTTTGAAGGCGCTGCTTCGATCTATCTTCTCAACTACGAAAAGATTCCGGTCGAACTCGACAACAAGCTCCGTATGAGTCTCAAGTCTAAGGGTGTCGTTTACACTGCTGTGAAGAATACCCTCTTGAAGAAGGTTCTCGAGAAGATGAACATCTCGGGTCTCGACGAAGCCCTTAAGGGTGCAACCTCCATCATGATTGGCCCGGAAGACGATCCGATTCTCCCGGCACGTGAAATCGAAGCTTTCCATAAGGAAAATCCGGATTTCCTCGTTGCAAAGAGCCTCTATGTGGAAGGTAAGGTCAGACCGGGTTCTGATATTGTTGCTCTCTCCAAGATTCCGGACCGCGCAGGCATGCTTGCCCAGTTGGTCACGATTATTCTTGGACCGGGTTCCACTATCGCGGGCCAGATCAAGTCTCTCACGGAAAAACTGGAAAAGGAAGAGGCTGGAGCAACCGCCTAA
- the rplA gene encoding 50S ribosomal protein L1, which produces MFRGKKYKKVAEAYDRTKSYGLEQALEILKKSEVKFDQTVELHFNLGVDPKNSDQAVRGTVVLPNGTGRQVRVLVFCKDNNYQAAQDAGADYVGGADLVQKIQEGWLEFDAVVATPDMMPVISKVARVLGPRGLMPSPKSGTVTVNVAQTVKELKAGKIQYRVDKGANVHAPVGKLSFTAEQLIENVKAVIDSVIKNKPQTAKGTYIKSLFLTATMTPSLKLDMSLTR; this is translated from the coding sequence ATGTTCAGAGGAAAGAAGTATAAGAAAGTAGCTGAAGCTTACGATCGTACCAAGTCGTACGGTCTCGAGCAGGCGCTCGAAATTCTTAAAAAATCCGAGGTTAAGTTCGACCAGACTGTCGAGCTTCATTTCAATCTCGGTGTTGATCCCAAAAACTCCGATCAAGCTGTCCGTGGCACGGTTGTGCTTCCGAACGGTACCGGTCGTCAGGTTCGCGTTCTTGTGTTCTGCAAGGATAATAACTATCAGGCAGCACAGGATGCAGGCGCTGATTACGTCGGTGGCGCAGACTTGGTCCAGAAAATCCAGGAAGGCTGGCTCGAATTTGATGCAGTCGTTGCTACTCCCGACATGATGCCGGTGATTAGTAAGGTTGCTCGCGTGCTCGGTCCTCGTGGACTTATGCCGAGCCCGAAGTCCGGCACGGTGACGGTTAACGTCGCTCAGACCGTGAAGGAACTCAAGGCTGGTAAGATTCAGTACCGCGTCGACAAGGGCGCTAATGTCCATGCTCCGGTCGGTAAGCTCTCCTTTACGGCAGAACAGCTTATTGAAAACGTGAAGGCTGTGATTGATTCTGTGATCAAGAACAAGCCGCAGACCGCAAAGGGCACATATATCAAGTCCTTGTTCCTCACGGCAACTATGACCCCGAGCCTCAAGCTCGATATGAGCCTCACTCGATAG
- a CDS encoding metallophosphoesterase, which yields MIFFFIFLLLALYLFFHFRTVIPGVRGTLFSAAIILVFAGGFFARGFLAGVLVEAFFTVWLCEAALVFVFWDFFRLVRRVVVRKPFESVKLLRGHRIAFGIGFLMAMLFFLIGVPMNFHYQIRNATVSHASVKTPFTAVFFTDLHVDPLFSKQKLVRFAAELDSIAPDFLLFGGDLADVDDKTLSVIGYDSLFGRLTRTAKVAAIGINGNHEAYAEREGSEPENWMRKNGMLVLDDSTICTPLACFTGRTDFQMARVRDVVRRPLAELLPQDSSKIWILLDHQPKGIEKEHAGRLPALALSGHTHNGQFFPVTVLIGLFWRLSNGEGILDGVPWIVSSGIDSWGPPVRIGSRTDIWVIHFEPNR from the coding sequence ATGATATTCTTCTTTATTTTTCTGCTCCTCGCCTTGTATCTTTTTTTCCATTTTAGAACGGTCATTCCGGGAGTGCGCGGAACGCTCTTTTCTGCGGCAATCATCCTCGTTTTTGCGGGGGGATTCTTTGCTCGAGGCTTTTTGGCAGGAGTTCTTGTCGAAGCTTTTTTCACGGTCTGGCTTTGCGAAGCGGCTTTGGTCTTTGTTTTTTGGGACTTCTTCCGGCTTGTGCGAAGGGTGGTGGTTCGAAAACCTTTCGAATCGGTGAAGCTTTTACGGGGACATCGGATTGCTTTTGGCATCGGATTTTTGATGGCGATGCTTTTCTTCTTGATCGGCGTCCCGATGAATTTTCATTATCAGATCCGAAATGCGACAGTTTCGCATGCGTCTGTGAAAACACCTTTTACCGCAGTATTCTTCACCGATCTGCATGTGGATCCTCTCTTTTCAAAACAAAAGCTCGTCCGTTTTGCAGCAGAGCTTGATAGCATCGCACCGGATTTTCTCCTCTTTGGCGGGGATCTCGCTGACGTGGACGATAAAACGCTTTCCGTCATAGGATACGATTCTCTCTTTGGACGTTTGACCCGGACCGCAAAAGTCGCAGCGATCGGCATCAATGGAAATCACGAAGCCTATGCGGAACGCGAAGGCTCGGAACCGGAAAACTGGATGCGGAAAAATGGAATGCTCGTACTGGACGACTCCACGATCTGCACGCCGCTCGCATGCTTTACCGGCAGAACGGATTTTCAGATGGCGCGTGTTCGCGATGTCGTTCGCCGTCCGCTCGCGGAGCTTCTCCCTCAAGACTCTTCAAAGATTTGGATTCTTCTCGATCATCAGCCGAAAGGTATTGAAAAGGAACATGCAGGCCGTTTACCGGCGCTCGCCCTTTCCGGACATACGCATAACGGACAGTTCTTTCCGGTGACTGTTCTGATAGGGCTTTTTTGGCGCCTGTCGAATGGAGAAGGAATTTTGGACGGAGTCCCATGGATCGTTTCTTCGGGAATCGACTCGTGGGGTCCTCCGGTCCGCATCGGCAGTCGAACGGACATCTGGGTGATTCATTTTGAACCGAATCGTTAG